Proteins encoded within one genomic window of Streptomyces sp. NBC_01314:
- a CDS encoding ABC transporter permease: protein MTTTTNTNTKKTKKTKEREKSTETTTNPTASTTPAASRPSALSYSRTTATAARVLRQLGHDPRTIALLILIPCVMLFLLRYVFDGSPRVFDSIGASLLGIFPLITMFLVTSIATLRERTSGTLERLLSMPLGKGDLIAGYALAFGTLAIIQSALATGLAVWFLDLDVTGSPWLLLIVALLDALLGTALGLFVSAFASSEYQAVQFMPAVIFPQLLLCGLFTPRPDMHPALEAISNVLPMSYAVDGMNEVLLHTDMTADFLRDIAIVAGCALLVLTLGAATLKRRTT from the coding sequence ATGACCACCACGACGAACACCAACACGAAGAAGACGAAGAAGACGAAGGAGAGGGAGAAGTCGACGGAGACGACGACGAATCCGACCGCGTCCACAACCCCTGCGGCTTCCCGCCCCAGCGCCCTCAGCTACTCCCGTACGACAGCCACAGCCGCCCGAGTCCTCCGCCAACTCGGCCACGACCCCCGCACGATCGCCCTGCTGATCCTCATCCCGTGCGTGATGCTGTTCCTGTTGCGCTACGTCTTCGACGGCAGCCCACGCGTCTTCGACTCCATCGGCGCCTCACTCCTCGGCATCTTCCCGCTGATCACCATGTTCCTGGTGACCTCGATCGCGACCCTGCGTGAACGCACCTCGGGGACGCTGGAACGCCTCCTCTCCATGCCCCTCGGCAAAGGGGACCTCATCGCCGGCTACGCCCTGGCTTTCGGCACCCTGGCGATCATCCAGTCCGCCCTCGCCACAGGCCTGGCCGTCTGGTTCCTCGACCTGGACGTCACCGGCTCCCCCTGGCTCCTCCTGATCGTCGCCCTCCTCGACGCCCTCCTGGGAACCGCCCTCGGCCTCTTCGTCTCGGCCTTCGCCTCCTCCGAGTACCAGGCCGTCCAGTTCATGCCGGCCGTGATCTTCCCCCAACTCCTCCTCTGCGGCCTGTTCACACCCCGCCCCGACATGCACCCCGCCCTGGAAGCCATCTCCAACGTCCTCCCCATGTCCTATGCCGTCGACGGCATGAACGAAGTGCTCCTCCACACCGATATGACCGCCGACTTCCTACGCGACATCGCGATCGTCGCCGGCTGCGCTCTTCTGGTCCTCACCCTGGGAGCGGCCACCTTGAAGCGCCGAACGACCTAG
- the trpS gene encoding tryptophan--tRNA ligase has protein sequence MTRVFSGVKPTGHLTLGNYLGAVRRWAEVDQHRTDALFCVVDLHALTVDHDPARVRRLSRQATSLLLASGLDPELCTVFVQSHVDEHARLSYLLECVATDGEMRRMIQYREKAARERARGGSVRLSLLTYPVLMAADILAYGTDEVPVGDDQTQHVELTRDLAVRFNQRYGQTFVVPRATSPKVGARVMNLQDPTSKMGKTDDVGPGIVYLLDEPAAVRKKVMRAVTDSGRDVVYDREARPGLANLLEILAACEGGNPEDLSGVYESYGALKKDTAEAVVEVLRPVQERHKELCADPAYVEGVLRLGAEKAREMARPRVNEAYRAIGLLAG, from the coding sequence ATGACACGGGTTTTCAGCGGGGTCAAGCCGACTGGGCATCTGACTCTGGGGAACTACCTGGGAGCCGTACGGCGGTGGGCCGAGGTCGACCAGCACCGGACGGACGCGTTGTTCTGCGTCGTGGATCTGCACGCGCTGACCGTGGACCACGATCCGGCGCGGGTGCGCAGGCTCAGTCGGCAGGCGACGAGCCTGTTGCTGGCGTCGGGGCTGGATCCGGAGCTGTGCACCGTCTTCGTACAGAGTCATGTGGATGAGCACGCGCGGCTGTCCTATCTGCTGGAGTGCGTGGCCACGGACGGTGAGATGCGGCGGATGATCCAGTACAGGGAGAAGGCGGCGCGGGAGCGGGCGCGGGGCGGGAGTGTCCGGCTGTCGCTGCTGACGTATCCCGTGCTGATGGCGGCGGACATCCTGGCGTACGGGACCGACGAGGTGCCCGTGGGGGACGACCAGACGCAGCATGTGGAGCTGACGCGGGACCTGGCGGTGCGGTTCAACCAGCGGTACGGGCAGACGTTCGTGGTGCCGCGGGCCACGTCTCCGAAGGTCGGGGCCCGGGTGATGAACCTGCAGGACCCGACGTCGAAGATGGGGAAGACCGACGACGTCGGGCCGGGGATCGTCTATCTGCTGGACGAGCCGGCCGCGGTGCGGAAGAAGGTCATGCGGGCCGTGACCGACAGCGGGCGCGACGTCGTCTACGACCGGGAGGCGCGGCCGGGGCTCGCGAACCTGCTGGAGATCCTCGCTGCCTGTGAGGGTGGGAACCCCGAGGACCTGAGCGGTGTATATGAATCGTACGGAGCACTGAAGAAGGACACCGCAGAGGCCGTGGTCGAGGTCCTCAGGCCCGTACAGGAGAGGCACAAGGAGCTGTGCGCGGATCCTGCGTATGTGGAGGGGGTGCTGCGGTTGGGTGCGGAGAAGGCCAGAGAGATGGCTCGACCGAGGGTGAATGAGGCGTATCGGGCGATCGGTCTGCTGGCCGGTTGA
- the proC gene encoding pyrroline-5-carboxylate reductase, with protein MSQKVAVLGTGKIGEALLSGMIRAGWAPADLLVTARRPERAEELRTRYGVTPVTNAEAAKTADTLILTVKPQDMGTLLDELAPHTPADRLVISGAAGIPTSFFEERLAAGTPVVRVMTNTPALVDEAMSVISAGSHASEADLAHAEEIFGAVGKTLRVPESQQDACTALSGSGPAYFFYLVEAMTDAGILLGLPRDKAHDLIVQSAIGAATMLRDSGEHPVKLRENVTSPAGTTISAIRELENHGVRAALIAALEAARDRSRELASGNNS; from the coding sequence ATGAGCCAGAAAGTCGCAGTCCTCGGCACCGGCAAGATCGGCGAGGCCCTGCTCAGCGGCATGATCCGAGCAGGCTGGGCGCCCGCAGACCTTCTGGTCACCGCCCGCCGACCCGAACGCGCCGAAGAGCTCCGCACCCGCTACGGCGTCACCCCGGTCACCAATGCCGAGGCCGCGAAGACCGCCGACACGCTCATCCTCACGGTCAAGCCTCAGGACATGGGCACCCTCCTCGACGAACTCGCCCCGCACACCCCCGCCGACCGCCTGGTCATCAGCGGCGCCGCAGGCATCCCCACCTCCTTCTTCGAGGAGCGCCTGGCCGCAGGCACCCCTGTCGTCCGTGTCATGACGAACACGCCCGCCCTCGTGGACGAGGCCATGTCCGTCATCTCCGCCGGCAGCCACGCGAGCGAGGCCGACCTCGCGCACGCCGAGGAGATCTTCGGCGCCGTCGGCAAGACACTCCGCGTCCCCGAGTCCCAGCAGGACGCCTGCACCGCCCTCTCCGGCTCCGGCCCGGCGTACTTCTTCTACCTGGTCGAAGCCATGACCGACGCGGGCATCCTCCTGGGCCTGCCCCGCGACAAGGCCCACGACCTGATCGTCCAGTCCGCCATCGGTGCGGCCACGATGCTCCGCGACAGCGGCGAACACCCCGTCAAGCTCCGTGAGAACGTCACCTCTCCCGCCGGCACGACGATCAGCGCCATCCGTGAACTCGAGAACCACGGAGTACGCGCCGCACTGATCGCCGCGCTGGAGGCAGCCCGCGACCGGAGTCGCGAACTGGCCTCCGGCAACAACAGCTGA